From the genome of Gracilibacillus salitolerans, one region includes:
- the ectA gene encoding diaminobutyrate acetyltransferase, translating into MINNVQNPAPTLDVVFSKPTKNDGASMWELVSKSTLDTNSPYKYLLMSEYFSDTCVVAKENNQVVGFITAFIPPKKTDALFVWQVGVDASQRGKGIASRMLHYLLTSEACQNIKFVEATITPDNKASQSLFQKLARDFNTEITSSEFFTEDVFPGDEHEEELKFIVGPINK; encoded by the coding sequence GTGATTAATAACGTACAGAATCCAGCTCCAACTTTAGACGTTGTGTTCTCCAAACCAACAAAGAATGATGGAGCATCTATGTGGGAATTAGTATCGAAATCAACATTAGACACGAACTCTCCCTACAAATACCTTTTAATGAGTGAGTATTTTAGTGATACTTGTGTCGTAGCAAAAGAAAATAACCAAGTGGTTGGCTTTATTACCGCATTTATCCCTCCAAAAAAAACAGATGCTTTATTTGTTTGGCAAGTGGGTGTTGATGCATCACAGCGAGGTAAGGGTATTGCATCCAGAATGTTGCATTACTTATTAACAAGTGAGGCATGTCAAAACATCAAGTTTGTCGAAGCAACTATTACACCAGATAACAAGGCATCACAATCTCTATTTCAGAAACTAGCTCGTGACTTTAATACTGAAATTACTTCAAGCGAGTTTTTTACCGAGGATGTTTTCCCTGGTGATGAGCACGAAGAAGAATTAAAGTTTATTGTCGGGCCTATTAACAAATAA